Sequence from the Rhinatrema bivittatum chromosome 6, aRhiBiv1.1, whole genome shotgun sequence genome:
AATCTTAAAAGTAGAGTGCTAGAATTAGGAGCTTGTTACTTAATAACATTTCCTTGTTAAAGTGTATCCTGAAGTATCAGGGGAACACTTTATGTATTTTTCACTCCAGAACAAGAATTGAATTTCTTGGCAAGTAAAACATTTGTTGTAAGCTCTGCATAAGTGGGAGAACACCGTAAGAAAGCTTGTTGTAATATACGTAAAATTAAGAGACCTCTCTGTATAAcagtttagtcttttttttttttttttctttttgatattgGAAATTGTAATGAGGTTGGAAATATCTCCCTCCCTATATAATGTGGACTTGGAAGGAGTAGATTTATACACTATAGTAACACTATGTTCAGCTAATTCTTCCTTGCTCTCTTGTCCTGAATTGCatcaccctgttttttgtaacttcctcctATACTTTTGGTTATCCcctgttatgctgtaaaccggtacgataagatatttatcttgagcatcggtatattaaaagattctaaataaataaataaatacaataaatagatTTAGACTTAAATGTTTAAgggaagttcattacctgctattaagttcatttagagaatagccactgccgttagcaacagtaacatggaatagacttagttttgggtacttgccaggttcttatggtctggattgaccactgttggaaacaggatgctgggcttgatggacccttggtctgacccagtatggcatgtttttatgttcttatgttggttaTTGATAAAACCCTCCTTTTCTGTATATGCATTTGATTATGTAtggataattataaaaaaaaaaaatatatatatatatatatatatattttttttttttttttatgcatgtcTTTAGTAAAGTATATTGAAATGCTTTAATGCACTCAGTTGAATGTTCcagcttttacatttttttaacaaAGTATTAATATATAAACTCAAATTCCATCTAAACTAGAGTGTATTGATGTTACAAGGCATTATTAAATCTGCTCTATTACTAGTTAATGCCTCACAAATTATCTCGGCCTGTGAGTTTTTTTGATAGGTTACATGATGCACTATGTTATTTCTTAACCATTGAACGATGGTAGTAAGAGATCTACTGGAGAAAAACTGGAGTCTTTATTGGATGggatatattttaaattctgcTTCTCCCAGTGATACTCCTTGTGATCTTAGGCAAGTCATTTTTATCTCCTTTTGCTTTAGGTACCCACTTTGGCGGTAACTTCTTCGGGGCAGGGACttgtacatgaaaaaaaaatgctgtaaaCCACCTTGAGCTAAAATTGGAAAGACAATCTAGAAATAACAAGTATAATATAAAGCACCAACCAAAAAAACTTGTAAAACATCAGCTTTTGAATTGTTACCAGTCTCGTGTACATCTAAAAAAGACGCCTGTgaggtcttgaaagctcatgtactaGACCATCCTTTTTAGAAGTGTCACATTTGCCAAAACTACATGAAGTAGTAACAAATCTAAAAACATAATATTTCGAGTACTTCTGCCAGCCATCTTAACAGAAGATCATCAATGATTTCTGGCCAGCACTGCTGTAAAGGAATAATAGATGGTCTCCGTGAACTGGAGAGCGTGATGGACTGGGGCATTTTCAGTACTGTACCTGATGATAGAAGCCAGAACAAATTCGGTTTCATAATGGAATCAATAAGCAATGAGGCCCAGAGAGAAGAGAGCTGCTGCTGTTTATAGCCCCTGCTAACCAATGAGCAGCACTGGGGTGCTTTGGAGGAATCTCCATTTGGGTCAATGGTGTTGCGCAGCCATGCCATTGGgggtttcaggctatccacaatgaatgtacatgagaCAAATCACCACTCAGCAATGTTACAGGTGGCTCCTCTAGTGCACAGGACACCTTGAGATGGGGGTGGGCTTCTGGAAGCAGCCCGGCGATAGCCAGGCCTGACCCTTCTAGATGGACAAAAAACGATCCATCGCTCTCCTATGGATGGAGCTAGGGCCTGTAGGAAATATCCTTGCTTTCTGCCTATGCTTCGGCATGCTTTTCTCTGATTGAAAATGCAGAGCGGCCTGCCAGTGTTTGGGTTGTGGCAACTATGTTGCCTCCACCTGTTTTTCTTCTCTACTGCCAAAAACCTTGAAAGGTATTATTTCATACTTATTTGTATTGTTAAGTgtaaagtcagatacttcacaaCATACTAAATGCTGTTTTGTATGATGCCACCTGTCACTTTAAACCATTCAATACAATTCCACAGTCTGCCATGTGAACAACATAGGCGTATCTGCATACTAGCTGCCTTAATCTGCTTTGATAAATAGGAAATACTTTTATGAATACTAGTTTTGTGACACTCTCTTTGCATAGATAaaacattttgcattttcaattttTGCTTAACGCAGTCAAAATATTTCTCTCTCCAGAGCTGgcttttttctcatgttttgctGAGAAGAAAATGTCAAATGCTTAAGACTCCCAGAGCCAACTTCCCTGTTGGTAGTTAAGTCACCACCCACAACCCCCATGGCTCAGCAAGCCCTCCCTGAGATGCCCTGTGACATCACAAGGGGACTTGGTTTCCCAGGCGATTTAACTACAACAAGGAAAGTCACTTCCTGGGAAACCAAGTCCCCTTGTGATGTCACAGCCATGCAACACTGAGCATTATGATGTTCTAGAACTCTTTATTGAGGTTCACTGTAAGGCATCAGCATTTCACTCAGCTCACAGGGTTCAACAGCATGGAGATCAATCAGGGTTCATGATAATGGCCACAGCTGAAGAGCGTACCCAGTGTGAGGGAGATTTTAAAATGGAGTCTCTGGTAGCAAAAGCTCCATGCGTTTCCGATCAAATGAAAATGGTCGATTCCCCTGAGATCTCAATAAATTCACTGCTTTCTTCTGTGTCTCCCATGTGTGATCAGACAGCAGCCGGCGACTCTGACTTGCGGTCTGTGATAGAAGAAACGGCTTTCCAAGCTTTGACCGACGGGCCCTTGGTAAAGAGACCACGTTTTACTTTCTGTGATGATGGATTTGTAGAGGTTAATGATTTTCTGTCTCTCACCTTTCCGAAGAAACTGTGGAAAATTGTCGAAAGCGAGCAGTTTAAGTCCATTTGGTGGGACGATGAAGGGAACTATGTGGTGATTGATGAAGAACTTTTCAAGAGAGAGGTGCTAGAAAGAAGAGGCCTGTTCAGGATTTTTGAGACTGACTGCATGAAGAGTTTTATTCGCCAGCTCAATCTCTATGGCTTTAGTAAAATACGACAGGATTTTCAACGCTCTGCTTCTCTCGCTGAATTTCTAGCAGAAGAAAAAACAGTCACAGCCTTGAACAaggtaaaagcaaataaaatatatttgaatattCTGGTCGGCACAAAAATATGAGACAGAAGAACTTAAAATATAGGTTATGCAGAGAATGAGGTGTGCGTACCTGAATTGTGTTGAAATTCTACTGATGCCTCTATCATGTTTATAAGGCCCTGTCGAGGTTTGATGGGTCACATCAAAGCGAAACAAAACTAAGATTCTACCTTGACCCCCTGTAATTCAATTATAGGAAACATCAAGAATCGTAAGAATTATGCAATGTTATAAAGTGCTATAAGGTTTGTTTTTATTCCAGTTCTCTATGAAATAGACAGGGCAGCCATAATGGAATAGTCCTATTTCTTTAGGCACTGCATGAAAATGAATACATTTGTCTCTTGCTTCTCAGTCAATCAGAATGATCTATTTGCTAGCATCAAATGTACTCTTGCTCCGGACTTCACAAGGCTTTCGTGTTTGGGGGGTTAAAACGTACAGCTATGGTTGTACAGGAGGGATTCCTGAAGAATTGATtgtggtttttttgctttttgtctgAGATATAAATTGTgcttttccaatttttttaaaatatttttttttttaaaaacagtaaGATTGGTATATAGTGTAGCAAGTCAGAGCAAAATCTGTTCTGTGGTTCTTGCTTTCATTTTCTGCATAGAGCAGTATGAAACATTAGACACTTAGCTGGTGCAACTTTATTTAATTGACCAAGCAACATTCACTAACAACTTaagagtgatttatttatttaaaaattattattcacACTCCCAAGCCTACAGGCTTGCCCAATCTTATTTACATATTGTTTCATCTAtattattttcccttttcttaTCATCCAATCAAAACTATCATGGCAGGGCCAACTTGATGGCTCAGTAGAAGTGCTGCACATTGCATCTGATTgtatgtttattatattttagtatatgtttattattattatgcattACAGTGTACTTTGCCTAACTAATTAATTTAAATTGtgattttatgttaatttttattgtaaactgcttggttaatttactttttacatgttatatcaaatctaataaataataataattgctgTATAAAAGACCTAGACTTGATTCCTGGACTAGACTTTTGCTCAATGGACCTGCGGGGAGTGGGCTGAGGACGCTGCAGAGACAGCATTCACGGCTCCCCGAGGGAAGGAATGACAGCCATCATAGGGACCGTGATGCCCTTGGGTGGGGGTTCCCAGCACACGTGCACCTGTTTCTTGGTTCCGTGGAGCCCTACGAAAGACTCACTGCAATGGATAGACTATAGCTGGAGGAAAGCGAGGGAATTAAAATGAGGGGAAATGCCCATACAGCTGTAAAAGGCATTATACCCCCAGCCAGCGGCGGAcacacgatgtcggaccggcccgggtattcgccgcccaggacacatcacgtggtctgccgagcgcagctctgtcacggccgcgcacggcagaccacatgactggagcgatcggcccaccggggggatgcccgatcccccccgataggccaatccgtccCTGCCCCCAGCTGAGGGTAGGTTGTGATGGAACTGGATGCCCATAAGAGCAGCAGGATGCTGTAGAAAGGAACTGTGGGTCCCACATGATTCAATCAAACTTAACGTTGCTTATTTAGCCATGAGTATCTGTATAATCcacttaatttgtttttgttttagttacAGTTCTACCACAACCCAAACTTTAGAAGAGACTATCCTCATCTGCTAGGACGAATGAAGAGAAGAGTTGGCATCAAAAATGCTGTTCCCGTTACTTGCTCGTTGGAACAAGATTTTGGAAAAAGCAGTCCAAAAAACATAGATAATCCAGACACTCAGAAATCTGTCCTGGGCATTGATTCCAGCCCACAACCATGTGACCATTTTTCTTCTCCGTCGGAGGACGCCACTCAGAACTCACTATCCGAAAATCCCACTACCAGCCAGAAACCGCCCACTGCGACCAACCGCATCCGAAGCGGCTACGCAGCTCAACCGTCCACTTCAGTGAAAGCGCCAGAACATGGCACGGCAGATCCTAGTGCTAAGCTAAGTCAGTTGGCACCCTTTCACCAACCCCAACACACCTGTCATAATCGAGTTAACACCCATGACATAGATTCCACTACAACCACTTCTGCTACCTCTCTTTATCATGTTATACCTCCGGTACCAAGCAGTCCTTTTGGGCATATGATGGGGTTTCCTTCCTTCCAAACAATGTTCCCCGATATCTCAGTAATGCAGGCTCATTTGGCTAGTTTACTGCCATTCTGTAACCCCTGGTTCTCGATGCCTATGATTGCGGCTGCATCTGCGATTTCAATGTCAAGGTCTTCTCACCATCGAACTCCATCGTACCACCACTGCCCAAACTGCAACTGTTCCGTAAACAATGCAAATTCTACTAAAGGGGGACCCAAATCCAATGAATACATGGGATACCATAGATAAAGTAAATGATTCACAAAATTGCAGATTATTTAAAATCATCTTTCATGTAATCTgagataactgaaaaaaaaaaaaataaagcatattATTCAAGTCTTCCGTCTTTCCTGCCTCATTTAATATTTCCCCAGTTCTATTTTTTCTTTCCGATTCTGTCCGTGAAGAACCACTAGAGCAGAGATTCTCGAACCTGTCCTGtggggggacccccagccagtcagctttgcaggatacccacaatgaatatgcatgagagaaaatttgcatgctgtgaaggtagtgcatgcaaattcatctcatgtgGATAGcttgaaacctgactggctgggggggtcctccaggacaggtttgagaatgTTTTGGGAGTGGACAGGTAGAATGGCAGTACAGCCACTGACCAGCAAAAACAAGCTAGGCCCAAGTAATATTAAATGACTAGAGTCCTGTCCTATTAACAAAATGGATCATCTGTGCAGCTTTCATGCCAGACAAAAACAGCCAGTACTTCTCCTCAGTTTTGGGAGATCTACTATCTAGATATCTCTGCATATCAGTTTGCCTGGTTTTGTGATTCTATCGCTTCCTGTCCTGGTCTTATTCCAAGATCTAGTCTCTTTTTGAactacttttttctattttctgtatACAGGTATATGCTTTTTATTTTGGCCACACTCCTGGCTTTTCTGAGTCTCATTCCCACACACAGCTGCTTGTATCTTACTGTGGTTTACTCACCTTGGTACGATACCTACCTGGAGTTTTGATGAAGATGAGCGCCCTAATTTTATTTAGACCTCTGGACCCGAGATTGGAAGGGTAAGCATATGTAGGCAAGAATATAGTGAACTTTTCATTATCAATATTCTCTCcccagaaacaaaaatgaaagaaaaccttgGCAGGTTTGTGTGCTTTAATGCTGGTCAGAACTGTGCGTGTTATTAGCCAACTTTCCAAAGGAAGCAAAGGCTTGTGAGATGATTTTATCTCTGTCTGTGTCCCCTGATAACGCTTTTCTTTAGCATCCTTATCCACCCCAAATTGTCAGGATAGGTCAGGTCAGATATGATGAATCTGCCAggcatggggatttttttttttttcagatccatGCATATACGCAGACCATGGACATTCATGTCCACTACTCCCAGAAAGTAGTTTCTGGGagtagaaatgtgatggcagaaaaagaccatattcCCAGTCGAGTCTGTTCAACCACACCAACAGCCCAGCTCTGCATTCCTTACCACTCCTTCAGTGTTGatcccgtgctttcttgaattcagataactgtttttgggggttttttttctaccacctccactggg
This genomic interval carries:
- the LOC115094567 gene encoding heat shock transcription factor, Y-linked-like isoform X2 translates to MSQPCNTEHYDVLELFIEVHCKASAFHSAHRVQQHGDQSGFMIMATAEERTQCEGDFKMESLVAKAPCVSDQMKMVDSPEISINSLLSSVSPMCDQTAAGDSDLRSVIEETAFQALTDGPLVKRPRFTFCDDGFVEVNDFLSLTFPKKLWKIVESEQFKSIWWDDEGNYVVIDEELFKREVLERRGLFRIFETDCMKSFIRQLNLYGFSKIRQDFQRSASLAEFLAEEKTVTALNKFYHNPNFRRDYPHLLGRMKRRVGIKNAVPVTCSLEQDFGKSSPKNIDNPDTQKSVLGIDSSPQPCDHFSSPSEDATQNSLSENPTTSQKPPTATNRIRSGYAAQPSTSVKAPEHGTADPSAKLSQLAPFHQPQHTCHNRVNTHDIDSTTTTSATSLYHVIPPVPSSPFGHMMGFPSFQTMFPDISVMQAHLASLLPFCNPWFSMPMIAAASAISMSRSSHHRTPSYHHCPNCNCSVNNANSTKGGPKSNEYMGYHR
- the LOC115094567 gene encoding heat shock transcription factor, Y-linked-like isoform X1; this encodes MSQPCNTEHYDVLELFIEVHCKASAFHSAHRVQQHGDQSGFMIMATAEERTQCEGDFKMESLVAKAPCVSDQMKMVDSPEISINSLLSSVSPMCDQTAAGDSDLRSVIEETAFQALTDGPLVKRPRFTFCDDGFVEVNDFLSLTFPKKLWKIVESEQFKSIWWDDEGNYVVIDEELFKREVLERRGLFRIFETDCMKSFIRQLNLYGFSKIRQDFQRSASLAEFLAEEKTVTALNKLQFYHNPNFRRDYPHLLGRMKRRVGIKNAVPVTCSLEQDFGKSSPKNIDNPDTQKSVLGIDSSPQPCDHFSSPSEDATQNSLSENPTTSQKPPTATNRIRSGYAAQPSTSVKAPEHGTADPSAKLSQLAPFHQPQHTCHNRVNTHDIDSTTTTSATSLYHVIPPVPSSPFGHMMGFPSFQTMFPDISVMQAHLASLLPFCNPWFSMPMIAAASAISMSRSSHHRTPSYHHCPNCNCSVNNANSTKGGPKSNEYMGYHR